From Bacillus sp. Marseille-P3661:
TTGAATCATTCCTTACTATTTATTATATGCATCCTCCCTAAATGTTGACACTTTTTAAAATATTCAGTTATATTTTATCATTTTTAATAGCCATATGACTATTTTTATTTTAGATAAAAAAAAATCTTGATGGAATAATCCATCAAGATTTTTTTATTCGTTAGAACTTAGAATATCAAAAACATCAATAGCAACCATATCAATATTATCGAATTGATATGTTTTCGGTTTTTCACCAGGCTGGTAAACCTCTAATTCGAACATTTTCGTATGATCAAAATATTTTACACTGCACTTTTTCTCACCATTAATCTCAAAGAAACGCTGTTTTGCATCACTGTTATTTTCTTCATCCTGTAGTGTTAATAATCGTTTTAAAATTCCGTGAAGTAGTGACATCCCACTTCTCCTTTCAGTCTTTTAGTATTAGGATTTACATCCAATTCATAGTCCATTCTTTCGTTTTCTATATAAATGAAAAAGACCTTCCTTTACATTCTAACCCACATTCAATAAAATTACTTTAAAGACCATTTTATGGTAAGATTAACTATTTTAGGGGGATATGTATAATGTTTCAA
This genomic window contains:
- a CDS encoding YkuJ family protein, yielding MSLLHGILKRLLTLQDEENNSDAKQRFFEINGEKKCSVKYFDHTKMFELEVYQPGEKPKTYQFDNIDMVAIDVFDILSSNE